DNA sequence from the Streptomyces sp. NBC_01497 genome:
ACGAGAGGGAGGTCGAGGCGGCCCTCGCCGCGGGCGCGCACCACGTCCTGCGAAACGCTGGTCCGAGCGACGCCCTCATCGCCGGGATCAACGACATCACCGCAGGCCGCGGCCTCGACCGCGTCGCCGACCTCGCCTTCGACTCGGGCATCGCCGACTAAGTGGTCGGCTCCGGAAGTCCTTCGGGGGTTGATCAGGCTGCCAGGGCGACGGAGGATTCTTCTTGTCGGTCGGCGGGTGTGTGTCGGTCGAGCCGGGCCAGTAGATCGTCCAGGTCGGAGGTGGTGAACCTCCACTGGAACGGCTGTGCCGTGGGGTTGTAGCGGTCTTCGAACGCTCTGAGCCGGTCCCGGACCTGGGTCAGGTCCGTGAAGTCGTTGGGTTGGTCGACCTTGCGCTGAACGACGGAGAAGAAGATCTCGATCTGGTTCGTCCAGGAGGCGTGGACGGGGGTGTGGACCATGACGGCGTTCGGAAACCTGCTGGCCAGGCGGTCGATAGCCCGTTGGCCGCGGTGGGAGGAGCCGTTGTCGACGACCCAGAAGACGCGTTTCGCACCGGCGTAGGGCTCGGTGGCCATGACCTGCTCGACCAGGTTCATGAAGGGGATGATGCCGGTCTTGGGCTCGCAACGCCCGAAGACCTTGGCGCGGTGGACGTCGTAGGCGGCGAGGTAGGCCAGCGCGCCGCCGCGGCCGTACTCGTGGTTGACGCGCATCGCCCGGGCCCGGCCCGGGGCCAGGGTCGGGTGGCAGCGGCAGCGGGCTTGGACGGAGGTCTTCTCGTCGCTGGAGACGACGTACTCGTCCTCGCCCAGCGGGACGTCCTCGAACGTGCGGGCATACAGGTCAAGGACACGCTGGGCCTTGGCGCGGAAGTTGGGGTCGCGGATAAAGATCCAGGACCGGTACTGCCAGGGCTTGAGTGCGTCCTCGCGCAGCCAGCGGCGCACTGTGGACGCGGAGACGCTGTCGGTGATCCCGCGCGCGGTCAGCTCGGCGGCCAGCTCTGGGCAGGACCAGCGCGACAACGGTACGCCGGTCTCGGCGGGTAACTGGCAGGCCAGCGCCTTGGCCTCGGCGATTTGCACGGGGTTGAAGCGGGCCGGGCGCCCTGAGCGCTTGTGGTCGGCCAGGGCCGGCAGCCCGCCGTGGGCGAACCGGCCCCGCCAGGCACGGACCGTGTCCAGGTGCAGGCCCGTCTCGCGGGCGTTCCGCGCGTTGGAGCGCCCCCGTGCCGCGTGCAGGATGATCTGCGCGCGGACCCGCAGTCGGTGCTCGGTCTTGTGGCCGTAGGCCATCTTCTTCAACCGCTCACGCTCGGCGGCGGTCGCAACTATCGGGCGGGCCGGGCAAACGGGCATGGCAGACGGGCCGATCGGGAGAAGTGGATCACGACGGGTCACACCCCGCCGCATCGGATGCGGCATCATCCACGCCATGCTTGATGACCTTGCCCTGGCCCAGCGGGCGGCTCTTGCCGGGCACCGCCGTGGGTCTGCGCTACTTTGCTCGCGTACGTACCCTTACCCGGCAGCAGAAGATGGACGGTGTGGCTGCGACCGAGGCGGCGCTGATCCGGGAAGCGTGACCCACCGACCCTCTGTGGGCCTAATGAGTCCAGGGCGGCGTGACGGTGCTGCCGTCGGCCAGCTTGGCGCTGAGTCCGACCCGTGTAGTGACCCACATGTGCGCGGGCTGGTCGGTGGTATTGGCAACCGCCAGCTCGGAGCCTGCCGGAGCCACGGCTGCGTCACCGACGCCGAGTTCGGCGCTCTCGCCGGCGATGGTGATCCAGAGGCGGCCGGATAGAACGTAGAACGTCTCCTCATGACTGATCGTGTGGGCCGGACCCACCATTCCGGCCGGGACCTCGCCGCGCCATGCGGCGAGGTCCCGGCTGCCCGTGTCCGGGCGGACGTAGGAAACGAAGCGGCCGCCATGGATCTCGTGCACGACGGCCTCGTCACTGCGGATGAAGGGCATGCCAGCCTCCTTGTAGACAAGTAACTTGTCCATAAAGACAAGCAGCTTGCCGAGTTATAGTCAAGCCATGGATGACGCTCTGGCCTTCTCCGCACTCGTGCTGGCACTCTCGGGACAGTTGGTGCAGGAGATCCACGCTCGCGTGTCCCAGCAGGGATTCGAGGACCTGCGGCCTGCACACGGCTTCGCCTTTGCCCGCATCTCCCTGGGCGGCTCCACTACGGCCAACCTGGCCGAACACCTGGGGGTGACCAAACAGGCCGCCGCCCAGCTGGTCGAGGAGCTGGTCCGCAAGGGGTACGTTGTGCGACATCCACACCCCCACGATGCCCGCGCCCGGCTCTTGGGGCTGACCGAGGCCGGCTGGGCCGCCACTCGCGCCGCCGACGAGGCAGCCCGGGCTGCCGTCGCGCCATGGCGAGAGGCGCTGGGCGAAGCGCGCTTCAGTGAACTTGTCGCCGACTTGACCCGACTTACGCCACCGGGGCCGATCCGCCCCGCCTGGTGAGCCAGTAAGTCACTGGCCTGGACCACCGCAGGTCACCAAGGAAGAGCCAGGGCAACGGATTTGCGCATCCCGGGTCGGGGATGCGCAGCAAGTCGTGAACCCCGCAACCCCCGAAGGACTTCTGAAGCCGACCACTAAGTCGAGACGGCCGCCTACCACGCCGTCATCGCCACGTACGCCACCAGCAGCCCACACCCGTCCGTGCCCTACTGGACCCTGGCGTACAAGAACGTGACCGTGCGCTTCCTCAGCAACGACGACTTCCCCGAACAGGCCAACCAGCGCGCCGCGACCGAGCTCACGCAGGCCCTGGCGGTCGGCGACCTGCGGTATCCCATC
Encoded proteins:
- a CDS encoding zinc-binding dehydrogenase, whose translation is MHGQYVLVTGAVGAVGRAAVAAGARVIGTVRHEREVEAALAAGAHHVLRNAGPSDALIAGINDITAGRGLDRVADLAFDSGIAD
- a CDS encoding IS630 family transposase, with amino-acid sequence MAYGHKTEHRLRVRAQIILHAARGRSNARNARETGLHLDTVRAWRGRFAHGGLPALADHKRSGRPARFNPVQIAEAKALACQLPAETGVPLSRWSCPELAAELTARGITDSVSASTVRRWLREDALKPWQYRSWIFIRDPNFRAKAQRVLDLYARTFEDVPLGEDEYVVSSDEKTSVQARCRCHPTLAPGRARAMRVNHEYGRGGALAYLAAYDVHRAKVFGRCEPKTGIIPFMNLVEQVMATEPYAGAKRVFWVVDNGSSHRGQRAIDRLASRFPNAVMVHTPVHASWTNQIEIFFSVVQRKVDQPNDFTDLTQVRDRLRAFEDRYNPTAQPFQWRFTTSDLDDLLARLDRHTPADRQEESSVALAA
- a CDS encoding cupin domain-containing protein, producing the protein MPFIRSDEAVVHEIHGGRFVSYVRPDTGSRDLAAWRGEVPAGMVGPAHTISHEETFYVLSGRLWITIAGESAELGVGDAAVAPAGSELAVANTTDQPAHMWVTTRVGLSAKLADGSTVTPPWTH
- a CDS encoding MarR family winged helix-turn-helix transcriptional regulator; translation: MDDALAFSALVLALSGQLVQEIHARVSQQGFEDLRPAHGFAFARISLGGSTTANLAEHLGVTKQAAAQLVEELVRKGYVVRHPHPHDARARLLGLTEAGWAATRAADEAARAAVAPWREALGEARFSELVADLTRLTPPGPIRPAW